Proteins from one methanogenic archaeon mixed culture ISO4-G1 genomic window:
- a CDS encoding desulfoferrodoxin, which yields MVIYKCTKCPNAFEAVVKAACTPKCCGEPMEPLEAKTGNPAEEKHVPFVEWKDGGVLVKVGKEAGHPMTEDHYIVFIQICADGIMMRKYLKPGDAPEAFFKTEAKTIRAWEYCNKHGLWKSNQ from the coding sequence ATGGTAATCTACAAATGCACAAAATGTCCCAACGCCTTCGAGGCGGTCGTGAAAGCCGCATGCACCCCCAAGTGCTGCGGAGAGCCCATGGAGCCCCTAGAGGCCAAGACAGGCAACCCTGCGGAGGAGAAGCACGTCCCCTTCGTCGAGTGGAAGGATGGAGGAGTCCTCGTCAAGGTCGGCAAGGAGGCCGGACACCCGATGACCGAGGACCACTACATCGTGTTCATCCAGATCTGTGCCGACGGTATCATGATGAGGAAGTACCTCAAACCCGGAGACGCGCCGGAGGCCTTCTTCAAGACCGAGGCCAAGACCATTAGGGCTTGGGAATACTGCAACAAGCACGGTCTCTGGAAGTCCAACCAATGA
- a CDS encoding iron ABC transporter ATP-binding protein encodes MKISVNGISFDYDSKSVLHDVEFKAYEGEVLGILGENGCGKTTLLKCINNLLKPQMGCTSLTEINEDLLDKNNLQKYMDENEIHTNDLDNKEIARFMAVVSQSEYVSFPFTCLDAVKMGRYADKNSYSPAEEREIVYQAMKDAGALEFTNRHVNELSGGELRRVMIARALAQRSEVLLLDEPTLHLDVIHQFELMNLIRDLAHERKLIVIMVTHDMILAARYCDKVIMMKKGSIVDAGLTADVMTQKNIRDIFRIETDVQYDERIGGLNITMIGIASPDEKETP; translated from the coding sequence ATGAAGATTAGCGTCAATGGCATATCATTCGATTACGATAGCAAATCCGTTCTCCACGACGTCGAGTTCAAGGCATACGAGGGCGAGGTCCTGGGGATACTGGGAGAGAACGGATGCGGGAAGACCACCCTGCTCAAGTGCATCAACAATCTGTTGAAGCCCCAGATGGGCTGCACGTCCCTGACCGAGATCAACGAGGATCTGCTGGACAAGAACAATCTCCAGAAGTACATGGATGAGAACGAGATCCATACCAATGACCTTGACAACAAGGAGATCGCCAGATTCATGGCCGTCGTCTCGCAGAGCGAGTACGTGTCATTCCCGTTCACCTGTCTGGACGCAGTCAAGATGGGAAGGTATGCCGACAAGAATTCCTATTCCCCGGCGGAGGAACGCGAGATCGTCTATCAGGCGATGAAGGACGCCGGCGCCCTCGAGTTCACCAACCGCCACGTCAACGAGCTGAGCGGAGGGGAGCTCAGGAGGGTCATGATAGCCAGGGCATTGGCGCAAAGGTCGGAGGTCCTGTTGTTGGACGAGCCGACGTTGCACCTCGATGTCATCCATCAGTTCGAACTGATGAACCTGATCAGGGATCTGGCACATGAGAGGAAATTGATAGTCATTATGGTGACACACGACATGATCCTAGCCGCGCGTTACTGCGACAAGGTCATCATGATGAAGAAAGGGAGCATCGTGGACGCCGGACTCACGGCGGACGTGATGACGCAGAAGAACATCAGGGACATCTTCCGCATAGAGACTGATGTGCAATACGATGAACGTATCGGCGGGCTGAACATCACCATGATAGGTATAGCCTCTCCCGATGAGAAAGAAACCCCTTAA
- a CDS encoding cobaltochelatase CobN produces the protein MVLKITNISIQAEGADDLRTAARKLEGDGIECEIFSADYRDLDKDIDLLNRTITSISDSDMVIVRCMAEPDRFKRYSKIEPILESTNAVVLIFSGVEEMRPTYRPIFKGTDVDYLLLCTYLMYKGVSNEEGIILWLNRRLNGPDVPIPEPTVPRQDGIYHPDMDRDIGFDEYLRTLDPNKPTVGMVMTQTDWQSGHTKHIDRMIRSLEENGMNVIPVFYSHLAPPVNGESGLPVYVRKYFMDGDRSRIDVLLLTISSSNLLHSKRGQESGFDVDIARNFYKTLTDVPVIQALCIYNRWNDFEEDASGLDKYDITILVIRPELDGQIIGTPMGCITEDSNKKLLPIEAGIEHLSRMCLNWAMLRRKPASERKIAIIMYQPRDDSSCIGSSGGLDVQQSVVEMLKRMSDSGYRVDTIPDDGDSLVKLLINGVTNDLNSQSDEYIAEHAAGIQSKEDYEKVFRSVPTFNQKRLVGHWGEPPGKVTTISDGMVMPGTLDGNILITYQPIRAWGEQTDALYHDPVLPAPHQYLGFYRWLKDEFHADAVIHMGTHGSMEWLPGKSVGLSEKCEPCMILNGLPDIYPFCIDNPGEGIQAKRRVEAVLIAYLNPTMTRAGSYESLEKLDSLLREYFTLKNTPNSSRRELLCSNILEEVRTLNLDEDLNIPKDITTKDFEERILDVHTYLSDFKDALIPDGLHVLGRNPEGRHLDECIYSVMRVRNGDILPLRTAFAGSMGIDVDDCLSDPGGSLPDGELKSVALERLDGELFQHLEELRASGYDRDLCYDPSFWGCGIDDDFRNAIDFMIDEAYPRLSHTSMEMDNLMTAMDGRYVPPGPSGPPTRGNVKILPSGRNFYGIDPDSVPTVTAWEIGKRMANQMLERFLSEHGHYPHEIAMVIWATDTMKTNGDDVGYILWLMGIRPIWSKTGDLVTGLEVIPLEELGRPRIDVTIRITGLFRDAYPNLVELFNEAVDLVADLDESEEDNYIAANIRNDVVKDISAGVPKDEAIQNSRLRVFGSPPGSYGGGVNLAIATTAWKTTEDLADICLLWSSYAYGRGLYGATRQEQFKRRLSKSEATIKNMPDREHDILDMDDVFEYMGGLNAFVRTYGRQDASFFIGDDSDPDKSKLRTAREECQFIFRSKVLNPKWLAGIKEHGYRGAQELSKLAEYMIGWDGTSASIDDWMYDEYCNKFIFDEDTKKWLEEKNPFALMEMLKRMQEAIDRGLWEASDEVKEKLKDVFLDTEECIEDVTDWSRDED, from the coding sequence ATGGTTCTGAAGATAACGAACATCAGCATCCAGGCCGAAGGCGCCGACGATCTGAGGACCGCTGCCAGGAAGCTAGAGGGAGACGGAATCGAATGTGAGATCTTCTCGGCGGACTACCGCGACCTGGACAAGGACATCGATCTTCTGAACAGGACCATAACCTCCATATCGGATTCGGACATGGTCATCGTCCGCTGCATGGCAGAACCGGACCGCTTCAAGAGATACAGCAAGATCGAGCCCATCCTGGAATCCACGAATGCCGTCGTTCTGATATTCTCTGGCGTGGAGGAGATGAGACCCACTTACCGGCCGATCTTCAAAGGAACCGATGTGGACTATCTGCTGTTGTGCACCTATCTGATGTACAAGGGTGTCAGCAACGAGGAAGGGATCATCCTATGGCTGAATCGCAGATTGAACGGCCCTGACGTCCCGATCCCGGAACCGACCGTCCCGCGCCAGGACGGGATATACCACCCCGATATGGACCGCGATATCGGTTTCGACGAATACCTCAGAACATTGGATCCAAACAAGCCCACGGTCGGGATGGTGATGACGCAGACCGACTGGCAGAGCGGTCATACGAAGCACATCGACCGCATGATCCGTTCACTGGAAGAGAACGGGATGAACGTCATACCGGTGTTCTACTCGCATCTCGCACCTCCCGTGAACGGGGAGTCGGGCCTGCCGGTCTACGTCAGGAAATACTTCATGGATGGCGACAGGTCGAGGATAGATGTGCTGCTGCTCACAATCTCATCTTCTAACCTCCTGCATTCGAAGAGGGGGCAGGAATCAGGATTCGATGTCGATATCGCACGTAACTTCTACAAGACGCTGACCGATGTGCCAGTGATACAGGCCCTGTGCATATACAACAGGTGGAACGATTTCGAAGAGGATGCATCAGGACTTGACAAGTACGACATAACCATCCTCGTCATCCGTCCCGAATTGGACGGTCAGATCATCGGTACTCCGATGGGTTGCATCACCGAGGACTCGAACAAGAAGCTGCTGCCGATAGAGGCCGGGATTGAACACCTGTCCAGGATGTGCCTCAACTGGGCGATGCTGAGGAGGAAGCCCGCATCAGAACGCAAGATTGCCATCATAATGTATCAGCCGCGCGACGATTCCTCGTGCATAGGCTCCTCCGGAGGACTGGACGTTCAACAGAGCGTTGTGGAGATGCTCAAGAGGATGTCTGATTCAGGATACCGTGTGGATACGATCCCCGATGACGGGGATTCCCTTGTCAAGTTACTTATCAACGGCGTTACCAACGACCTGAACAGCCAATCCGACGAATACATAGCCGAGCATGCTGCAGGGATTCAGTCCAAGGAGGACTATGAAAAGGTCTTCCGCTCCGTACCGACATTCAACCAGAAGAGACTTGTGGGCCATTGGGGGGAACCTCCCGGGAAAGTCACCACCATATCTGACGGAATGGTGATGCCTGGCACATTGGATGGGAACATCCTGATCACATATCAGCCGATACGTGCATGGGGCGAGCAGACCGACGCCCTCTATCACGATCCCGTCCTTCCCGCGCCCCACCAGTATCTTGGATTCTACAGATGGCTGAAGGACGAGTTCCATGCCGATGCGGTCATCCACATGGGAACGCATGGATCTATGGAATGGCTTCCTGGTAAGAGCGTCGGGCTATCGGAGAAATGCGAACCTTGCATGATCCTCAACGGACTCCCCGACATCTACCCGTTCTGCATAGACAACCCCGGAGAGGGGATACAGGCAAAGAGACGCGTTGAGGCCGTGCTTATAGCATACCTCAATCCTACCATGACCCGTGCCGGGAGCTACGAGAGCCTGGAGAAACTGGATTCCCTGTTGCGCGAATACTTCACGCTCAAGAACACACCTAACTCGAGCAGGAGGGAGCTCCTGTGCTCCAACATCCTCGAGGAGGTCAGAACGCTAAATCTCGATGAGGACCTGAACATCCCCAAGGACATCACCACGAAGGATTTTGAGGAACGCATACTGGACGTTCACACCTACCTTTCCGACTTCAAGGACGCTCTGATCCCTGACGGACTCCATGTTCTGGGAAGGAATCCCGAGGGAAGACATCTGGATGAATGCATCTATTCGGTCATGAGGGTGAGGAACGGCGATATACTTCCTCTGCGCACCGCATTCGCGGGCTCCATGGGAATAGACGTGGATGACTGCCTTTCCGACCCCGGAGGGTCCCTCCCTGACGGAGAACTGAAGTCCGTTGCCCTGGAACGTCTGGACGGTGAACTCTTCCAACATCTGGAAGAACTCAGAGCATCCGGATACGACCGTGACCTCTGCTACGACCCGTCTTTCTGGGGATGCGGGATCGACGACGATTTCAGGAATGCCATCGACTTCATGATAGACGAGGCATACCCCAGACTGTCCCACACATCCATGGAGATGGACAACCTCATGACGGCGATGGACGGCCGCTACGTCCCCCCAGGACCTTCCGGACCCCCGACCAGGGGAAATGTGAAGATCCTCCCTTCGGGCCGCAACTTCTACGGAATCGATCCCGATTCGGTGCCCACGGTCACCGCATGGGAAATCGGGAAGCGCATGGCAAACCAGATGCTGGAAAGGTTCCTGTCGGAGCACGGCCACTATCCCCACGAGATCGCCATGGTCATCTGGGCCACGGATACCATGAAGACCAACGGGGATGATGTCGGCTACATCCTGTGGCTGATGGGGATACGCCCGATCTGGTCCAAGACCGGGGACCTTGTCACCGGCCTCGAGGTCATACCCCTGGAGGAGCTCGGCAGGCCCAGGATAGATGTGACCATACGTATCACCGGATTGTTCCGCGATGCGTATCCCAACCTAGTGGAACTGTTCAACGAGGCCGTGGACCTTGTGGCCGATCTGGATGAGAGCGAGGAGGACAACTACATAGCTGCGAACATCCGCAACGATGTCGTGAAGGACATCTCGGCCGGCGTACCGAAGGACGAGGCCATACAGAACTCCAGGCTCCGCGTATTCGGATCCCCGCCCGGCAGTTACGGCGGCGGGGTCAATCTGGCCATAGCGACGACCGCTTGGAAGACCACGGAGGATCTGGCGGACATCTGCCTGCTGTGGAGCAGCTATGCCTACGGCCGCGGCCTATACGGTGCGACGAGACAGGAGCAGTTCAAGAGAAGGCTGTCAAAGTCCGAAGCTACCATCAAGAACATGCCCGACAGGGAACATGACATCCTTGACATGGACGACGTGTTCGAGTACATGGGAGGTCTGAACGCTTTCGTCCGGACCTACGGGAGACAGGATGCCTCGTTCTTCATCGGCGACGATTCCGATCCCGACAAGAGCAAGCTGCGCACCGCACGCGAGGAATGCCAGTTCATCTTCCGCAGCAAAGTGCTGAATCCGAAATGGCTCGCTGGGATCAAGGAGCACGGATACCGCGGTGCACAAGAACTGTCCAAGCTCGCAGAGTACATGATCGGATGGGACGGGACGTCGGCATCCATCGACGACTGGATGTACGATGAGTACTGCAACAAGTTCATCTTCGATGAGGATACGAAGAAATGGCTGGAGGAGAAGAACCCCTTCGCCCTCATGGAGATGCTGAAGAGAATGCAGGAGGCCATAGATCGCGGACTGTGGGAGGCATCGGACGAGGTCAAGGAAAAGCTCAAGGATGTGTTCCTGGACACGGAAGAATGCATCGAGGACGTCACGGACTGGAGCCGTGATGAGGACTGA
- a CDS encoding adenylosuccinate synthase PurA yields MPSLAIIGSQWGDEGKGKLTDYLDENSDLIVRFQGGNNAGHTIVVDDKVYKLHGLPSGVVRPGKLAVIGNGVVVNLEELADEIEQVKANGGSIDGLRISDRAHLIMGYHKKLDGAEEKYRGKNSVGTTKKGIGPTYQDKIARIGFRAGDLLEEDLLKEKIAFILPYKKDLMKMMDAEQCSCTNESLLDKMLGWKDLIGDCICDTSVLINDALDQGKNVVFEGAQGAMLDIDHGTYPYVTSSATCGGGICTGSGVAPNRIDKVVGIVKAYTTRVGEGPFVSEIKGPMGDELQKKGGEFGVTTGRGRRCGWLDLVVVEHASRLCGFTSLGITKIDVLNDIPELPVCVAYEIDGEEVKHFPASIAKLNRAKPVYENFKGWKGWKDTMEVVRGGYDNLPGEMREYIEFIEKYLKVPADLISLGPDRDETIDRKADWWN; encoded by the coding sequence TAGCAATCATCGGGTCCCAGTGGGGGGACGAAGGAAAAGGAAAACTGACAGACTATCTCGATGAGAATTCCGATCTCATCGTTCGTTTTCAGGGCGGTAACAACGCCGGACACACCATCGTCGTGGACGACAAGGTGTACAAGCTTCACGGACTCCCCTCGGGTGTCGTGAGACCCGGCAAGCTGGCGGTCATCGGAAACGGGGTCGTCGTGAACCTGGAGGAGCTGGCGGACGAGATCGAGCAGGTCAAGGCCAACGGCGGCAGCATCGACGGTCTCAGGATCTCCGACAGGGCCCATCTGATCATGGGATACCACAAGAAGCTGGACGGAGCCGAGGAGAAGTACCGCGGGAAGAACAGCGTCGGTACCACCAAGAAGGGTATCGGCCCCACTTACCAGGACAAGATCGCTAGGATCGGATTCAGGGCCGGCGACCTGCTGGAGGAGGACCTCCTCAAGGAGAAGATCGCATTCATCCTCCCGTACAAGAAGGACCTCATGAAGATGATGGATGCCGAGCAGTGCTCGTGCACCAACGAGTCCCTCCTGGACAAGATGCTTGGCTGGAAGGACCTCATCGGCGACTGCATCTGCGACACCTCCGTGCTCATCAACGATGCCCTGGACCAGGGCAAGAACGTGGTTTTCGAAGGCGCCCAGGGAGCGATGCTGGACATCGACCACGGAACATATCCCTATGTGACATCGTCAGCGACATGCGGCGGCGGAATCTGCACCGGATCCGGAGTGGCACCCAACAGGATCGACAAGGTCGTAGGTATCGTCAAGGCGTACACCACCCGTGTAGGAGAGGGACCGTTCGTATCCGAGATCAAGGGTCCGATGGGCGACGAGCTCCAAAAGAAGGGAGGGGAGTTCGGAGTCACCACAGGCAGGGGAAGGAGGTGCGGATGGCTCGACCTCGTCGTGGTCGAGCACGCTTCCAGGCTCTGCGGTTTCACATCCCTCGGAATAACCAAGATCGACGTCCTCAACGACATCCCGGAGCTCCCGGTTTGCGTGGCGTACGAGATCGACGGGGAGGAGGTCAAGCACTTCCCCGCATCCATCGCCAAGCTCAACAGGGCCAAGCCCGTCTACGAGAACTTCAAGGGATGGAAGGGCTGGAAGGACACCATGGAGGTCGTCAGGGGAGGCTACGACAACCTGCCCGGCGAGATGAGGGAATACATAGAGTTCATCGAGAAGTATCTCAAAGTGCCAGCTGACCTGATCAGCCTCGGACCGGACAGGGACGAGACCATTGACCGCAAGGCCGACTGGTGGAACTGA
- a CDS encoding sodium/calcium exchanger protein, with product MDVLWIVIMLAAGSLMLYFGSDWLVRGAKGLALRLGIAPFIIGLTVVAFGSSAPEAITSIVSVSHPELIMGNVVGSNIANVGLAIGLAAIVGPMAAVYKSMRLELFTMLIASFALLGLALLDIIDFYVGLVLIASLFVFLAVVFKMKASDEEGKAAYVEEVTEETLTTPFLAILVFIGLVLLYFGAKYFVEGAVGLAEMLGVPDLIIGLIVVAIGTSLPEICISLIAARRGEADLAVANIVGSNIFNIMFVLGIGASLTKIPVSDSLIMFHIPFMIILAIAMFLFVRFRNRIDRLAGGVFVSIYVVYIALIALYPSLMI from the coding sequence ATGGACGTCCTTTGGATCGTGATAATGCTAGCCGCCGGTAGCCTGATGCTCTATTTCGGCTCCGATTGGCTTGTTCGCGGTGCGAAGGGTCTCGCGTTGCGCCTCGGGATCGCCCCGTTCATCATCGGACTCACTGTCGTCGCGTTCGGGTCTTCTGCGCCTGAGGCGATCACATCCATCGTCAGCGTCAGCCACCCCGAGCTGATCATGGGGAACGTGGTCGGCAGCAACATCGCCAATGTTGGTCTCGCCATCGGTCTCGCGGCCATCGTCGGACCCATGGCGGCAGTGTACAAGAGCATGAGGCTGGAGCTGTTCACGATGCTCATCGCATCGTTCGCCCTCCTTGGTCTGGCACTTCTCGACATCATCGATTTCTACGTCGGCCTGGTGCTGATCGCTTCGCTGTTCGTGTTCCTTGCCGTGGTATTCAAGATGAAGGCCTCGGACGAGGAAGGGAAGGCCGCTTACGTCGAGGAGGTCACCGAAGAGACGCTGACCACGCCTTTCCTCGCTATACTGGTGTTCATAGGACTCGTGCTACTCTATTTCGGTGCCAAATACTTCGTGGAGGGTGCAGTGGGTCTCGCGGAGATGCTCGGCGTCCCCGACCTGATCATCGGACTTATCGTCGTTGCCATCGGAACGTCCCTTCCGGAAATCTGCATCAGTCTCATCGCGGCCCGCCGCGGAGAGGCGGACCTTGCCGTGGCGAACATCGTGGGAAGCAACATCTTCAACATCATGTTCGTGCTGGGAATCGGTGCATCCCTCACCAAGATACCCGTGTCGGATTCACTGATAATGTTCCACATCCCGTTCATGATAATCTTGGCCATCGCAATGTTCCTGTTCGTGAGATTCAGGAACAGGATCGACAGGCTGGCAGGCGGTGTGTTCGTCAGCATCTATGTGGTCTACATAGCGCTGATAGCTCTGTATCCGTCGCTGATGATCTGA
- a CDS encoding O-methyltransferase produces MKEKVTIKRGTPQETLMFPLYGRYKANQMYPQLFKDVTAKEIISRIDYDIEQSDMGKGPQFVYGMRQDVAERKARLFLTDNPEGILVNLGCGLDTIFDHIDNGRCRFANIDFPEVIEFRQKLFDPKDREVNIGRDANDHTWMDEIGYSPGDKVFIMSLGVLFYFQPEDVKGLIDAIGRHFPDATMCFDYENAKMLTKSNKAVVKTGNKGAWMPFSMEDARKEIAAFSDTVESVSVMNEMPKGYEVLPFFYKWFFKRCLKNESMTFAEVRFRV; encoded by the coding sequence ATGAAAGAGAAAGTGACGATAAAGAGGGGGACTCCTCAGGAAACACTCATGTTCCCCCTGTACGGGAGATACAAGGCCAACCAGATGTATCCGCAGCTGTTCAAGGATGTGACTGCGAAGGAGATAATCAGCCGCATTGATTACGATATAGAGCAGTCGGACATGGGGAAGGGCCCGCAGTTCGTCTACGGTATGAGGCAGGATGTGGCCGAAAGGAAGGCCAGGCTATTCCTCACCGACAACCCTGAGGGGATACTGGTCAACCTGGGCTGCGGTCTGGACACGATCTTCGATCACATAGACAACGGAAGATGCAGGTTCGCGAACATAGACTTCCCGGAGGTCATCGAGTTCCGTCAGAAGCTCTTCGATCCGAAGGACAGGGAGGTCAACATCGGCAGGGATGCCAACGATCATACGTGGATGGACGAGATAGGCTACAGTCCCGGGGACAAGGTCTTCATCATGAGCCTGGGTGTGCTGTTCTATTTCCAGCCCGAGGACGTGAAGGGGCTCATCGACGCCATAGGGAGACATTTCCCTGATGCCACAATGTGCTTCGACTACGAGAACGCCAAGATGCTCACCAAGTCCAACAAGGCCGTGGTGAAGACAGGCAACAAGGGGGCATGGATGCCCTTCAGCATGGAGGATGCCAGGAAGGAGATCGCAGCCTTCTCCGATACCGTGGAATCCGTCAGCGTGATGAACGAGATGCCCAAGGGCTACGAGGTTCTGCCTTTCTTCTACAAGTGGTTCTTCAAGCGCTGTCTGAAGAACGAATCGATGACATTCGCAGAGGTCAGGTTCAGGGTATAA
- a CDS encoding iron ABC transporter permease protein: MHPIKLCCRFDRIVLTVSFTIGGHRFRLDDTICERDPMVLFKRKASAGEDKVETIEDLAHIEEKYKESTLTVGILLIAGVAFIYFACIFVGTVGLSPGVVINVWLGNETWGHTYIVEYIRMPRIACAAIVGAGLSVAGMAMQALFKNPLASPSILGISNGAAFGAALAMVYGVGFGLGMYNVSIMAFIFCFVTIFLVYMLATTRHGTPTVLLLLAGVAVGAFFGGCTSALQYLTESDALRDVVYWMMGSFSRCGWTEFKIGLITVGIGVAMIALCAKELNLLSLGEQQAKSLGVNVVRVRYMILIGTAMCVGGCVAISGTIGFVGLIIPHIFRSLCGPNHKYLTPICILGGAIFLMLIDAVCRVGGEMPIGVITSLIGAPFFVYILRKKKTDFW; the protein is encoded by the coding sequence ATGCATCCAATAAAATTGTGCTGCCGATTCGATAGAATCGTGCTAACGGTGTCATTCACAATCGGCGGCCACCGATTTCGATTGGATGATACGATTTGCGAGAGAGATCCAATGGTTCTGTTCAAAAGAAAGGCATCGGCCGGAGAAGACAAGGTTGAGACCATCGAGGATCTCGCGCACATAGAGGAGAAATACAAAGAGTCTACACTGACGGTAGGGATCCTCCTCATCGCCGGCGTCGCATTCATCTATTTTGCCTGTATCTTCGTCGGTACGGTCGGACTAAGCCCCGGCGTAGTTATCAATGTCTGGCTGGGGAATGAGACCTGGGGACACACTTACATCGTCGAGTACATCCGTATGCCCAGGATCGCATGTGCGGCCATAGTGGGCGCTGGGCTGTCGGTGGCGGGAATGGCCATGCAGGCCCTTTTCAAGAACCCGCTGGCCTCACCGTCCATCCTGGGAATCTCCAACGGAGCGGCCTTCGGAGCCGCCCTAGCCATGGTATACGGGGTCGGATTCGGGCTCGGTATGTACAACGTATCAATCATGGCCTTCATCTTCTGTTTCGTCACCATATTCCTAGTGTACATGCTGGCCACCACGCGTCACGGGACACCTACCGTGCTTCTGCTTCTGGCCGGAGTGGCCGTCGGGGCATTCTTCGGAGGGTGTACGTCAGCGTTACAGTATCTGACCGAATCCGATGCGCTCAGGGACGTGGTCTACTGGATGATGGGAAGTTTCAGCAGATGCGGATGGACTGAGTTCAAGATAGGTCTGATCACCGTCGGCATAGGTGTTGCGATGATCGCGCTGTGCGCAAAGGAGCTCAACCTCCTTTCATTGGGGGAACAGCAGGCAAAGAGCCTGGGGGTGAACGTGGTCCGCGTGCGCTACATGATCCTGATAGGTACGGCGATGTGCGTAGGGGGATGCGTGGCGATCAGCGGGACCATCGGTTTCGTCGGACTGATCATCCCTCACATCTTCCGTTCCCTATGCGGTCCCAACCACAAGTACCTCACACCCATCTGTATCCTCGGAGGGGCCATCTTCCTGATGCTCATCGATGCGGTCTGCCGTGTCGGCGGCGAGATGCCCATAGGGGTCATCACGTCGCTGATCGGAGCGCCGTTCTTCGTATACATCCTGAGGAAGAAGAAGACGGATTTCTGGTGA